One Oncorhynchus keta strain PuntledgeMale-10-30-2019 chromosome 22, Oket_V2, whole genome shotgun sequence DNA window includes the following coding sequences:
- the LOC127910728 gene encoding fap1 adhesin-like isoform X2: MNQSTTPNPLSISQSMNQSTTPNPLCISQSMNLSTTPNLQSISQSTTPNLQSISQSITPNPQSISQSISRSISQSVSRSMNQSISQSISRSMNQSISQSMNQSTTPNPQVYKPVYKQVYESVYKPVYKQVYESVYKQVYESVYKPVYKPVYESVYKPVYKPVYKQVYESVYKPVYKQVYESVYKPVYKQVYESVYKPVYKQVYESVYKPVYKQVYESVYKQVYESVYKPVYKQVYESVYKPVYKQVYESVYKPVYKQVYESVYKPVYKEVYESVYKPVYKEVYESVYKQVYESVYKPVYKPVYKQVYESVYKPVYKQASL; encoded by the exons ATGAATCAGTCTACAACACCAAACCCACTGTCTATAAGCCAGTCTATGAACCAGTCTACAACACCAAACCCACTGTGTATAAGCCAGTCTATGAACCTGTCTACAACACCAAACCTACAGTCTATAAGCCAGTCTACAACACCAAACCTACAGTCTATAAGCCAGTCTATAACACCAAACCCACAGTCTATAAGCCAGTCTATAAGCAGGTCTATAAGCCAGTCTGTAAGCAGGTCTATGAATCAGTCTATAAGCCAGTCTATTAGCAGGTCTATGAATCAGTCTATAAGCCAGTCTATGAACCAGTCTACAACACCAAACCCACAAGTTTATAAGCCAGTCTATAAGCAGGTCTATGAATCAGTCTATAAGCCAGTCTATAAGCAGGTCTATGAATCAGTCTATAAGCAGGTCTATGAATCAGTTTATAAGCCAGTCTATAAGCCA GTCTATGAATCAGTCTATAAGCCAGTCTATAAGCCAGTCTATAAGCAG GTCTATGAATCAGTCTATAAGCCAGTCTATAAGCAGGTCTATGAATCAGTCTATAAGCCAGTCTATAAGCAG GTCTATGAATCAGTCTATAAGCCAGTCTATAAGCAGGTCTATGAATCAGTCTATAAGCCAGTCTATAAGCAG GTCTATGAATCAGTCTATAAGCAGGTCTATGAATCAGTCTATAAGCCAGTCTATAAGCAG GTCTATGAATCAGTCTATAAGCCAGTCTATAAGCAGGTCTATGAATCAGTCTATAAGCCAGTCTATAAGCAGGTCTATGAATCAGTCTATAAGCCAGTCTATAAGGAGGTCTATGAATCAGTCTATAAGCCAGTCTATAAGGAGGTCTATGAATCAGTCTATAAGCAGGTCTATGAATCAGTTTATAAGCCAGTCTATAAGCCAGTCTATAAGCAGGTCTATGAATCAGTCTATAAGCCAGTCTATAAGCAAGCCAGTCTATAA
- the LOC127910728 gene encoding fap1 adhesin-like isoform X1 — MNQSISQSISRSMNQSISRSMNQFISQSISQSISRSINQSISQSISRSMNQSISQSISRSMNQSISQSISRSMNQSISQSISRSMNQSISRSMNQFISQSISQSISRSMNQSISQSISQSISRSMNQSISQSISRSMNQSISQSISRSMNQSISQSISRSMNQSISRSMNQFISQSISQSISRSINQSISQSISRSMNQSISQSISRSMNQSISQSISRSMNQSISQSISRSMNQSISQSIRRSMNQSISQSIRRSMNQSISRSMNQFISQSISQSISRSMNQSISQSISKPVYKPVYKQVYESVYKPVYKQVYESVYKPVYKQVYESVYKPVYKPVYKPWSNTMLFFIHTNLQRLWFTTTVHFTPQSHPVFYS; from the exons ATGAATCAGTCTATAAGCCAGTCTATAAGCAGGTCTATGAATCAGTCTATAAGCAGGTCTATGAATCAGTTTATAAGCCAGTCTATAAGCCAGTCTATAAGCAGGTCTATTAATCAGTCTATAAGCCAGTCTATAAGCAGGTCTATGAATCAGTCTATAAGCCAGTCTATAAGCAGGTCTATGAATCAGTCTATAAGCCAGTCTATAAGCAGGTCTATGAATCAGTCTATAAGCCAGTCTATAAGCAG GTCTATGAATCAGTCTATAAGCAGGTCTATGAATCAGTTTATAAGCCAGTCTATAAGCCAGTCTATAAGCAGGTCTATGAATCAGTCTATAAGCCAGTCTATAAGCCAGTCTATAAGCAGGTCTATGAATCAGTCTATAAGCCAGTCTATAAGCAGGTCTATGAATCAGTCTATAAGCCAGTCTATAAGCAGGTCTATGAATCAGTCTATAAGCCAGTCTATAAGCAGGTCTATGAATCAGTCTATAAGCAGGTCTATGAATCAGTTTATAAGCCAGTCTATAAGCCAGTCTATAAGCAGGTCTATTAATCAGTCTATAAGCCAGTCTATAAGCAG GTCTATGAATCAGTCTATAAGCCAGTCTATAAGCAG GTCTATGAATCAGTCTATAAGCCAGTCTATAAGCAGGTCTATGAATCAGTCTATAAGCCAGTCTATAAGCAGGTCTATGAATCAGTCTATAAGCCAGTCTATAAGGAGGTCTATGAATCAGTCTATAAGCCAGTCTATAAGGAGGTCTATGAATCAGTCTATAAGCAGGTCTATGAATCAGTTTATAAGCCAGTCTATAAGCCAGTCTATAAGCAGGTCTATGAATCAGTCTATAAGCCAGTCTATAAGCAAGCCAGTCTATAAGCCAGTCTATAAGCAGGTCTATGAATCAGTCTATAAGCCAGTCTATAAGCAGGTCTATGAATCAGTCTATAAGCCAGTCTATAAGCAGGTCTATGAATCAGTCTATAAGCCAGTCTATAAGCCAGTCTATAAGCCATGGTCTAATACCATGTTATTTTTCATTCACACCAATCTGCAGCGTCTTTGGTTTACAACAACCGTGCATTTCACACCACAGTCTCATCCCGTCTTCTATTCCTGA